The Onychomys torridus chromosome 4, mOncTor1.1, whole genome shotgun sequence genome includes a window with the following:
- the Sec16a gene encoding protein transport protein Sec16A isoform X3, whose protein sequence is MKDSSMQPPPQAVPSGVAGPPPAGNPRSMFWANSPYRRPTSNNAPVAPITRPLQPVTDPFAFNRQTLQNSPVGSSSKSSLPSLPGPALSAFSQWPGLPVPPTNAGDSSTGLHEPLPGTLSQPRAETSPFPPASTPSSLPGLEMNRSAEGGSSSGPEVQMLPHPPHYIPRVGPEQPHGGHMNDSGSGPDQPMNRHTPRDGAVAQAASPFFPQPQMPGQWGPVQGGPQPSYQHHSPCLEGPVQNMGPQATSLSHFPSPSSLYQGPGHEPHVPLMSTQASLASGEGNEVVHQQSKNHSLSSLPPKHTFEQNSRVGNMWASPEFRQNPEVNKEHLLDPAHMNPFTQGNSPENQVHGPSEASTNPALQDAASGALSMFFQGEETENEENLSSEKAGLDDRLDLDGFSSTPRLGHPPPPGHGTGGVYQAFLKGPSSEAAQEGDVQPYFLQSMGIRHDRQTTMTPASDTWGDTSGAGTHCASGPQCENVENLEFVQNQEVLPRETLNVDPSSLSDQFRHGPLPGPAVSRPVTVGLTRGGGLNLEAPDISLHPTRPDSVSSSYSSHSHRSPPGSARPQELVGTFIQQEVGKLEDETSGSFFKQIDSSPVGGETDELAGSQNFCSSLSQPSTPSPPKPTGVFQTSANSSFEPVKSHLVGVKPVEADRANMVVEVRGTRDRQKQHRAAAVPPDATPGNLEQPPDNMETLCAPQACPLSLSTTGEAGHLASHTAGPPLDTVRPVPEKRSSARAQGPVKCESPATTLWAQNELPDFGGNVLLAPAAPALYVPVKPKSSEVIHHPEKGMSGQQSRKPGSVLPLQNQDSPGASENLENPPKVGEEEALPLQASSGYASLLSSPPTESLHNQPVLIAQPDQSYNLAQPINFSVSLLNPNEKNQSWGDAVVGEKSIVSSSRALSGDPEEHAALSGVSTSAVIGLSLPNSVPRGSGSSEMMGSQPASLLVQRLSPPIPKNSFPKSQNPNTEKGPSEFVNSPAGSTNVMLVPPANSTLVPNNNKANHSSNQEEAVGALDFTLNRTLENPVRIYSPSHSDGPASQQALANHPIQSGPGLHNQDHFYQQVTKDAQDQYSLERAQTELVPPQPQNSPPQMPQAACPEPSNPESPPTQGQSESLAQPPASPAPVNMGQQLLPQPPQSSSASVTSTSSSQAAVRSEQPWLHPPPPNAFGPAPQDLASYYYYRPLYDAYQSQYPSPYPSDPGTASLYYQDIYGLYDPRYRPYDSSASAYAENHRYSEPERPSSRASHYSDQLTPRQGYPEGYYNSKSGWSSQSDYYANYYSSQYDYGDPGRWDRYYGSRFRDPRTWDRRYWYDSEHDPYRKENYAYSDRPEKCDDHWRYDPRFTGSFDDDTELHRDPYGEEVDRRSLHSEHSARSLHSTHSLPSRRSSLSSHSHQSQIYRSHNVTGGSFEAPHAPGSFHGDYAYGTYASNFSGAHGFPEYSYPADTSWPAVEQAPSRPTSPEKFTVPHVCARFGPGGQLLKVIPNLPSEGQPALVEIHSLETLLQHTPEQEEMRSFPGPLGKDDTHKVDVINFAQNKATKCLQNESLIDKESASLLWNFIILLCRQNGTVVGTDIAELLLRDHRTVWLPGKSPNEANLIDFTNEAVEQVEEEESGEAQLSFLTDGQTATTSVLEKETERFRELLLYGRKKDALESAMKNGLWGHALLLASKMDSRTHARVMTRFANSLPINDPLQTVYQLMSGRMPAASTCCGDEKWGDWRPHLAMVLSNLNNNMDVESRTMATMGDTLASKGLLDAAHFCYLMAQVGFGVYTKKTTKLVLIGSNHSLPFLKFATNEAIQRTEAYEYAQSLGVHTCSLPNFQVFKFIYLCRLAEMGLATQAFHYCEVIAKSVLTQPGAYSPVLISQLTQMASQLRLFDPQLKEKPEEESFVEPAWLVQLRHVERQIQEGTVLWSPDGTDPQQCHITPGSEAEQLDGPGLNQQAGLKADNPLLMPSTEPLMHGVQLLPTAPQTFPDGQPTHLARVPMFPVPISQGPLELGPTYGPPGSVLGVPESSRSDPAVLHPGPALPPTTPCLQESGPPLQEARNPDPETVPRGSPVRQSLPELNEEEFGGNFADPGSSRTAQDLKPPPVWDRDSSSLTPASEGKKPAQAVKKEPKEPKKSESWFSRWLPGKKRTEAYLPDDKNKSIVWDEKKNQWVNLNEPEEEKKAPPPPPTSFPRVPQVAPTGSTGPPTASVNMFSRKAGGSRARYVDVLNPSGTQRSEPALAPSDFFAPLAPLPIPSNLFVPNPDAEESHPAEAQFKAEPTLEPKIISSAASPPGPELSPSKLDGSQGGEASVTSGNSRPGRIGQRKYAALN, encoded by the exons ATGAAAGACTCCAGCATGCAGCCACCACCTCAGGCAGTCCCGTCTGGTGTGGCTGGACCACCCCCAGCTGGGAATCCTCGGAGCATGTTCTGGGCCAACAGCCCTTATAGGAGGCCAACCAGTAATAATGCACCAGTGGCTCCCATAACACGCCCATTACAGCCAGTAACGGATCCGTTTGCTTTTAATAGACAAACTCTTCAAAACTCACCAGTAGGCAGTTCATCCAAAAGCAGCCTGCCCAGTTTGCCTGGCCCAGCCCTCTCTGCTTTTTCTCAGTGGCCTGGTTTGCCTGTGCCTCCTACAAATGCTGGGGATAGCTCCACAGGACTTCATGAGCCTCTGCCAGGAACTCTGTCACAGCccagagcagagaccagtccGTTTCCCCCTGCATCTACCCCTTCTTCGCTGCCTGGGCTGGAGATGAACAGGAGTGCTGAAGGTGGTTCCAGCTCAGGACCTGAAGTACAGATGCTGCCACATCCACCTCACTACATTCCAAGAGTGGGTCCTGAGCAGCCTCACGGGGGCCATATGAATGACAGTGGTTCTGGGCCTGACCAACCCATGAATAGGCACACCCCACGTGATGGTGCTGTGGCCCAAGCAgcatctcctttcttccctcagcCACAGATGCCAGGTCAGTGGGGGCCAGTGCAGGgaggtcctcaaccttcctatcAGCATCACTCACCCTGCCTGGAGGGACCTGTTCAGAACATGGGGCCCCAGGCTACCAGCTTGTCCCATTTCCCCTCTCCATCTAGTTTATATCAGGGGCCTGGCCATGAGCCCCATGTTCCACTAATGTCTACTCAAGCATCCTTGGCCAGTGGTGAAGGGAACGAGGTGGTCCACCAGCAAAGTAAAAATCACTCATTGAGTAGCTTACCCCCTAAACATACTTTTGAACAGAATTCCAGAGTTGGGAATATGTGGGCAAGCCCAGAGTTCAGGCAGAATCCAGAAGTGAATAAAGAGCATCTGCTAGACCCTGCCCACATGAATCCCTTTACTCAGGGAAATAGCCCTGAAAACCAGGTACACGGTCCCTCAGAGGCTTCAACTAACCCTGCCCTGCAAGACGCAGCCTCTGGAGCTCTCTCAATGTTTTTTCAAggggaggagacagaaaatgaGGAGAATCTCTCATCTGAAAAAGCAGGCCTTGATGACAGATTGGACTTGGATGGCTTCTCTTCTACCCCCAGATTGGGtcatccaccaccacctggacaTGGAACTGGTGGTGTCTACCAGGCTTTTCTCAAAGGCCCTAGCAGCGAGGCTGCTCAGGAAGGAGATGTACAACCTTATTTTTTGCAGTCTATGGGCATCCGGCATGACAGACAGACCACTATGACCCCTGCTAGTGATACATGGGGTGACACTTCAGGGGCTGGAACCCACTGTGCTAGTGGGCCACAGTGTGAGAATGTTGAGAACTTAGAATTTGTTCAGAATCAAGAAGTTTTGCCACGTGAGACCCTGAATGTGGATCCCTCTTCCCTGAGCGATCAGTTTCGACATGGGCCCCTTCCTGGGCCAGCTGTCTCAAGACCTGTTACTGTGGGCCTCACCAGAGGTGGGGGGCTAAATCTTGAAGCCCCTGACATATCACTGCATCCTACCCGACCTGACAGTGTGTCATCCAGCtacagcagccacagccacagaagTCCTCCTGGGTCAGCCAGACCCCAAGAATTGGTAGGCACATTCATTCAGCAAGAAGTTGGAAAACTTGAGGATGAGACTTCAGGGAGTTTTTTTAAGCAAATTGATTCTTCTCCTGTTGGAGGTGAGACAGATGAATTGGCTGGGAGCCAAAATTTCTGCAGCAGCCTGTCCCAGCCCTCAACCCCAAGCCCTCCAAAACCCACAGGAGTGTTCCAAACAAGTGCAAATAGTTCTTTTGAACCAGTAAAATCCCACTTGGTTGGAGTGAAACCAGTTGAAGCAGATCGTGCCAATATGGTGGTTGAAGTGAGAGGGACCCGGGACCGCCAGAAGCAGCACAGGGCAGCTGCTGTACCACCTGATGCCACCCCAGGGAACCTGGAACAGCCACCAGACAATATGGAGACACTGTGTGCACCTCAGGCCTGCCCTCTGTCTCTTAGCACCACTGGGGAAGCTGGACACCTGGCTTCACACACAGCAGGGCCACCTTTGGATACTGTACGCCCAGTGCCTGAGAAGAGGTCCTCGGCCAGGGCCCAGGGGCCTGTGAAGTGTGAGAGCCCAGCAACAACTCTGTGGGCACAAAATGAGCTGCCAGATTTTGGTGGCAATGTCCTTCTAGCTCCTGCTGCCCCTGCACTTTATGTCCCTGTAAAACCAAAATCTTCAGAAGTTATTCATCATCCAGAAAAGGGAATGTCTGGACAACAGTCACGGAAACCAGGATCTGTGCTACCCTTGCAGAACCAAGACTCTCCTGGTGCTTCTGAGAACCTTGAAAACCCTCCCAAGGTAGGAGAAGAGGAGGCCCTTCCATTGCAGGCAAGTTCTGGTTATGCGAGTCTGCTGTCCTCGCCACCCACTGAATCTTTGCACAATCAACCTGTCCTGATTGCCCAGCCTGATCAAAGCTATAATTTGGCTCAGCCCATTAATTTTTCTGTGTCCCTACTGAATCCTAATGAGAAGAATCAGTCCTGGGGAGATGCTGTGGTGGGGGAGAAATCTATAGTGAGCAGCAGTCGGGCTCTCAGTGGTGATCCTGAAGAACATGCTGCTTTGTCTGGAGTTTCAACCAGTGCTGTCATTGGCTTATCTTTGCCTAACAGTGTCCCTCGAGGTTCTGGGTCTTCTGAAATGATGGGTAGCCAGCCTGCCAGTTTGTTGGTTCAGCGGCTATCCCCTCCAATTCCAAAGAACTCATTTCCTAAAAGTCAGAATCCTAATACAGAAAAGGGTCCTTCTGAGTTTGTTAATAGCCCCGCTGGAAGTACAAATGTGATGCTAGTTCCACCTGCAAACAGCACCTTGGTACCTAATAATAATAAGGCAAATCACTCCAGTAATCAGGAAGAAGCTGTTGGTGCTCTAGACTTCACATTAAATAGAACTTTGGAAAATCCTGTGAGAATATATAGCCCATCTCATTCAGATGGCCCAGCTTCTCAGCAGGCTCTTGCCAATCATCCCATAcaatctgggcctgggctgcataaCCAGGATCATTTCTACCAGCAGGTAACAAAAGATGCCCAGGACCAGTATAGCCTAGAAAGAGCCCAGACAGAGCTGGTACCTCCTCAGCCACAGAATTCTCCCCCACAAATGCCCCAAGCGGCGTGTCCAGAGCCTTCAAATCCAGAAAGCCCACCCACACAAGGACAGTCTGAAAGCTTGGCCCAGCCACCAGCAAGTCCAGCTCCAGTCAACATGggccagcagctgctgcctcagcCACCACAGTCCTCCAGTGCATCGGTTACATCTACCAGCTCCAGCCAGGCAGCTGTGCGGTCAGAGCAGCCATGGCTGCACCCACCACCTCCTAATGCTTTTGGCCCAGCACCTCAAGACTTGGCATCTTACTACTATTATAGGCCCCTTTATGATGCCTACCAGTCTCAGTACCCTTCACCGTACCCGTCGGATCCTGGGACGGCCTCTCTATACTACCAG GATATCTATGGCCTGTATGATCCTCGATACAGGCCCTATGACAGCTCAGCATCTGCTTATGCCGAAAACCATCGCTATTCAGAGCCTGAGCGGCCCAGCTCCCGAGCAAGTCACTATTCCGACCAGCTCACTCCCAG GCAAGGTTATCCTGAAGGATACTATAATTCTAAGAGTGGATGGAGCAGTCAGAGTGATTACTATGCAAATTATTACTCCAGCCAGTATGATTATGGAG ACCCAGGCCGCTGGGATCGTTACTATGGGTCTCGCTTCAGGGATCCTCGCACCTGGGACCGGAGGTACTGGTACGACTCAGAACATGACCCATACAGGAAGGAAAACTATGCCTACAGTGACAG GCCTGAGAAATGTGATGATCACTGGAGGTATGACCCTCGATTCACGGGCAGCTTCGATGACGACACTGAGCTGCACAGGGACCCCTATGGAGAAGAAGTGGACAGGCGTAGCCTTCATAGTGAGCATTCAGCACGGAGCCTGCACAGCACTCACAGCCTGCCCAGCCGCCGAAGCAGCCTCAGCTCCCACTCACACCAG agTCAGATTTACAGAAGCCACAATGTGACTGGCGGTTCCTTTGAGGCCCCTCATGCCCCAGGCTCATTCCATGGTGATTATGCCTATGGCACCTATGCCAGCAATTTCAGCGGTGCCCATGGTTTTCCAGAGTACAGCTACCCTGCAGACACCTCCTGGCCTGCTGTGGAGCAAG CTCCATCAAGACCAACCTCTCCTGAGAAATTTACAGTGCCTCATGTCTGTGCCAGGTTTGGTCCTGGTGGTCAGCTCCTTAAAGTGATTCCCAACCTGCCTTCAGAAGGACAGCCTGCACTAGTGGAGATCCACAGCTTGGAG ACGTTGCTGCAGCACACACCTGAGCAAGAAGAGATGCGCTCCTTCCCAGGACCTCTTGGAAA agatgATACCCACAAAGTAGATGTTATTAACTTTGCACAGAACAAAGCGACAAAATGTTTGCAGAATGAGAGTTTAATTGACAAAGAATCTGCAAGTCTTCTTTGGAATTTCATTATTCTGTTATGCAGACAGAATGGG ACCGTGGTGGGAACAGACATTGCAGAGCTTTTGTTACGAGACCACAGAACTGTGTGGCTTCCTGGGAAGTCACCCAATGAGGCAAACTTGATAGATTTTACTAATGAGGCCGTGGAACaagtggaagaggaggagtcaGGGGAGGCCCAGCTCTCGTTTCTCACAGACGGTCAGACAGCGACCACcagtgtgctggagaaggagactGAGCGATTCCGTGAGCTCTTGCTATACGGCCGGAAGAAG GATGCTCTGGAGTCTGCCATGAAAAATGGCCTATGGGGTCACGCTCTGCTGCTTGCAAGTAAGATGGACAGCCGGACACATGCCCGTGTCATGACCAG GTTTGCCAACAGTCTTCCAATCAATGACCCCCTACAGACTGTCTACCAGCTCATGTCTGGACGGATGCCTGCTGCGTCCACG TGTTGTGGAGATGAGAAATGGGGAGATTGGAGGCCGCATCTTGCAATGGTTTTATCCAACCTGAACAACAACATGGATGTTGAGTCTAGGACCATGGCTACGATGGGCGATACTCTAG CATCAAAAGGCCTCCTGGATGCTGCACACTTCTGCTACCTGATGGCCCAGGTTGGATTTGGGGTTTATACAAAGAAAACCACGAAACTTGTCTTGATAGGCTCAAATCACAG TTTGCCATTTTTAAAGTTTGCCACCAATGAAGCTATTCAAAGGACGGAGGCTTATGAGTATGCTCAGTCTCTTGGGGTGCACACCTGCTCCTTACCTAACTTCCAG GTGTTCAAATTCATCTACTTGTGCCGCCTGGCTGAAATGGGACTAGCCACACAGGCCTTCCACTACTGTGAAGTAATAGCCAAGAGCGTCCTGACACAGCCTGGTGCATACTCTCCAGTGCTGATTAGCCAGTTGACTCAG ATGGCTTCCCAGTTACGCCTCTTTGATCCTCAGCTGaaggagaagccagaggaggagtcCTTTGTGGAGCCTGCCTGGTTGGTGCAGCTGCGGCATGTggagaggcagatccag GAAGGCACTGTGCTGTGGAGCCCGGATGGAACTGACCCCCAGCAGTGTCACATCACACCAGGCTCTGAGGCAGAGCAGTTGGATGGCCCAGGACTCAACCAGCAGGCAGGACTGAAGGCCGACAACCCTCTACTGATGCCAAGCACTGAGCCCTTGATGCACGGTGTGCAGCTGCTGCCCACAG CTCCACAGACATTCCCTGATGGCCAGCCAACTCACCTTGCCAGGGTGCCGATGTTCCCAGTGCCAATATCCCAGGGCCCCCTAGAGCTGGGTCCTACCTATGGACCCCCAGGGTCTGTGCTTGGCGTCCCAGAGTCCTCCAGATCTGATCCTGCAGTACTGCACCCTGGGCCGGCCCTGCCACCCACTACACCATGTCTCCAGGAAAGTGGGCCTCCACTCCAGGAGGCCCGAAACCCAGACCCAG AAACAGTGCCACGGGGCTCACCTGTCAGACAGTCACTTCCAGAGCTCAATGAAGAGGAGTTTGGTGGGAACTTTGCTGACCCG GGCTCCTCCAGAACAGCACAGGACTTGAAGCCCCCCCCAGTGTGGGATCGTGACAGCTCCAGTCTGACACCTGCTTCAGAAGGGAAGAAGCCTGCACAAGCTGTCAAAAAGGAGCCCAAGGAGCCCAAGAAG AGTGAGTCCTGGTTCTCTCGTTGGCTGCCTGGGAAGAAAAGGACAGAAGCTTATCTACCAGATGACAAGAACAAATCA ATTGTTTGGgatgaaaagaaaaaccagtgGGTGAATTTGAATGAACCAGAGGAGGAG aAGAaggctccacccccacctccaacaTCGTTTCCCAGGGTTCCTCAGGTGGCTCCCACTGGGTCTACAGGACCACCCACGGCCTCCGTGAACATGTTTTCTAGAAAAGCAG GTGGCTCCAGAGCTCGCTATGTGGATGTTCTAAACCCAAGTGGGACACAGCGGAGTGAGCCAGCTCTTGCTCCTTCGGATTTCTTTGCTCCACTTGCCCCGCTCCCAATCCCTTCTAACTTGTTCGTACCAAACCCAG ATGCAGAGGAGTCACATCCTGCAGAGGCTCAATTTAAGGCAGAGCCCACCCTGGAACCCAAG ATAATAAGCTCTGCAGCATCACCCCCTGGACCTGAACTCTCACCCTCCAAACTAGATGGCTCCCAGGGAGGAGAG GCTTCTGTCACCTCGGGGAATTCAAGGCCGGGGAGGATTGGCCAAAGAAAATACGCAGCATTGAACTAG